From a single Arachis hypogaea cultivar Tifrunner chromosome 3, arahy.Tifrunner.gnm2.J5K5, whole genome shotgun sequence genomic region:
- the LOC112734142 gene encoding 2-alkenal reductase (NADP(+)-dependent)-like: MKTRNYISLTIMYLSIMGEKSRNDWRAEEVKNKQVILRDYVSGYPKESDMYIVTSTINKLKVPEGSNGVLVKNLYLSCDPTMQFRMRKNPHSPSHQSESYVPGSPINGFGVAKVLDSGHAEFSAGDLVWGTTSWEEYSLIQNPEQLKKIHHTDVPLTHYTGILGMPGITAYAAIYEVGLPKKGECVFISAASGAVGQIAGQFAKLLGCYVVGSAGTQQKINLLKNKFGFDDAFNYKQEPDLDAALKRCCPEGIDFYLDHVGGKMLDAVLLNMKVHGRIAICGMISQYNLDEPELLRNVMLLALKRLTVKGFTHRDYHHLYPKILELVLPYIRDKKIFYVEDIVEGLENGPAALVGLFTGRNFGKQIVALPPQ; the protein is encoded by the exons ATGAAAACTAGAAATTACATATCATTAACCATCATGTATCTATCGATCATGGGTGAGAAGAGTAGAAATGATTGGAGAGCAGAGGAAGTAAAGAACAAACAAGTTATACTGAGAGATTATGTGAGTGGATATCCCAAAGAATCTGACATGTACATAGTAACAAGTACCATTAATAAACTGAAGGTTCCAGAAGGCTCAAATGGTGTGTTGGTGAAGAACTTGTACCTTTCATGCGATCCAACCATGCAATTCCGCATGAGGAAAAATCCCCATTCCCCTTCCCACCAATCCGAGTCTTATGTCCCTGGATCT CCGATTAATGGGTTTGGAGTGGCTAAGGTTCTGGATTCAGGGCATGCTGAGTTTAGTGCTGGTGACTTAGTTTGGGGAACAACTAGTTGGGAAGAATATAGTCTCATTCAAAATCCAGAGCAGCTCAAGAAAATTCACCACACTGATGTGCCCCTCACACATTACACTGGAATTCTTG GGATGCCTGGAATTACTGCATATGCTGCAATCTATGAAGTTGGTCTTCCAAAAAAGGGAGAATGTGTGTTCATCTCAGCAGCATCAGGTGCTGTTGGTCAAATAGCTGGACAGTTTGCCAAATTGCTTGGTTGTTATGTGGTTGGAAGTGCTGGCACCCAACAAAAGATTAATCTTCTAAAGAACAAGTTTGGTTTTGATGATGCCTTCAATTACAAGCAAGAGCCTGATTTAGATGCAGCTTTAAAAAG GTGCTGCCCTGAAGGCATTGATTTCTACCTTGATCATGTTGGGGGGAAAATGCTTGATGCAGTTCTGCTTAACATGAAGGTCCATGGCCGAATCGCGATATGTGGAATGATTTCGCAATACAATCTTGATGAGCCTGAACTCCTAAGGAATGTGATGCTGCTGGCATTGAAGAGACTTACTGTGAAAGGATTCACACACAGAGATTACCATCATCTATATCCTAAGATCTTGGAGCTTGTATTGCCTTACATTAGGGACAAGAAGATTTTCTAtgttgaagacattgttgaaggacTTGAAAATGGACCCGCTGCTCTTGTTGGACTATTCACTGGTCGCAACTTCGGAAAGCAAATTGTTGCCCTTCCTCCTCAATGA
- the LOC112734141 gene encoding probable WRKY transcription factor 57, giving the protein MEPCQKPPPPPEQSDASYFFSAVTDSTNMLADFDWIGGEEGDTMCLPPENNSNNNNQSPSSSSAEDPPESSIASDGKQLDKEKPPSRSKKKQKRMKQPRFAFMTKSETDHLEDGYRWRKYGQKAVKNSPFPRSYYRCTNNNCSVKKRVERSSEDPTIVITTYEGQHCHHSVGTFHHHRQLSGMLSSNQKSTFATQFSLGNMSHFYYPIDQLPEENTLISSSVSDDPYCQSHNNDNYNGRRSITLADSSTPEELPTDDGLLGDILLPRQMRNG; this is encoded by the exons ATGGAACCCTGCCAAAAGCCTCCGCCGCCACCGGAACAATCCGACGCCTCTTATTTTTTCTCCGCCGTCACCGACAGCACCAACATGCTCGCCGACTTTGACTGGATCGGAGGAGAAGAAGGCGACACCATGTGTCTGCCGCCGgagaacaacagcaacaacaataatcaaTCGCCGTCTTCAAGCTCAGCTGAGGATCCGCCGGAGAGTTCGATCGCCTCCGACGGGAAACAGCTCGACAAAGAGAAACCACC gAGTAGAAGTAAGAAGAAGCAGAAACGAATGAAGCAGCCACGGTTTGCTTTTATGACTAAGAGTGAAACCGATCATCTTGAAGATGGCTACAGATGGCGAAAGTACGGCCAGAAGGCAGTTAAAAATAGTCCATTCCCCAG GAGCTACTATCGTTGCACAAACAACAACTGCAGTGTGAAGAAAAGGGTGGAACGCTCCTCGGAGGACCCAACTATTGTGATAACCACATATGAAGGCCAACACTGCCACCACTCCGTAGGGACATTCCACCACCACCGACAACTAAGTGGCATGCTTAGTAGTAATCAAAAATCCACATTTGCAACTCAATTTTCTCTTGGAAATATGTCACACTTCTATTATCCAATTGATCAATTACCTGAAGAAAACACACTTATTAGTAGTAGTGTTTCTGATGATCCTTATTGTCAATCACACAATAATGATAATTACAATGGAAGACGCAGCATTACATTGGCAGATTCATCAACCCCAGAAGAGCTACCCACAGATGATGGACTACTTGGAGATATTCTTCTGCCTAGGCAAATGCGTAACGGATGA